In a single window of the Solea solea chromosome 14, fSolSol10.1, whole genome shotgun sequence genome:
- the LOC131472213 gene encoding polyadenylate-binding protein-interacting protein 2-like, whose amino-acid sequence MTISNQFILSSDVDSDADPFAEYMWMENEEEFDRQVEEELWEEEFIEHCFQEMLEEEEQWEWFIPSRDLPLQGEVAQLDSDMVMNSSLNPNAKEFTPGIKKHVM is encoded by the exons ATGACGATCAGTAACCAGTTCATCCTGAGCAGCGACGTGGACTCTGACGCCGACCCGTTCGCCGAGTACATGTGGATGGAGAACGAGGAGGAGTTTGACAGACag gtggaggaggagctgtggGAGGAGGAGTTTATCGAACACTGTTTCCAGGAgatgttggaggaggaggagcagtgggAGTGGTTTATCCCGTCCAGGGACCTCCCCCTGCAGGGGGAGGTCGCTCAGCTGGACTCTGACATGGTG ATGAACAGCAGCCTCAATCCCAACGCCAAGGAGTTCACCCCGGGCATCAAGAaacatgtcatgtga